The following proteins are co-located in the Brevibacillus laterosporus DSM 25 genome:
- a CDS encoding MarR family winged helix-turn-helix transcriptional regulator: MNELSDRLMDMWNLYIGIFTQELVKSGITKPQIMVIHQVKDNPKTIGEISKKLELSYSTVSGIIDRLEKANLVTRKRDHNDRRMVWVFLAQDFSQLQNRFPLMKEQYLPELFVGMKEHERKQITQSLELLNHYLEKKYHSLLKERGNKDEHFKVCD, translated from the coding sequence ATGAATGAGCTCTCTGATCGATTGATGGACATGTGGAATTTATACATCGGGATTTTTACGCAAGAGCTGGTGAAGAGCGGCATTACTAAACCTCAGATTATGGTGATTCATCAAGTAAAAGATAATCCGAAGACGATTGGAGAAATCAGTAAAAAGCTAGAATTATCCTATAGCACGGTTTCCGGTATCATCGATCGTTTGGAAAAAGCCAACTTGGTGACTCGCAAGCGGGATCATAATGACAGACGCATGGTCTGGGTTTTTCTGGCTCAGGATTTTTCTCAGCTTCAAAATCGATTTCCTCTAATGAAAGAACAGTATTTACCCGAATTATTTGTGGGAATGAAGGAACACGAGCGAAAACAAATTACTCAATCTTTAGAATTGCTCAATCATTATCTAGAGAAAAAATATCATTCCTTATTAAAGGAGAGAGGGAACAAAGATGAACATTTCAAGGTTTGCGATTAA
- a CDS encoding YcdB/YcdC domain-containing protein, with protein MKKSTNKTVLSLMAALMLSSTPVWASAKTVTDETGKVQTLQELNKVIKKSVQQLTEILPELEEFTRIEVLPYSEGKTKVVLSKVKAKKFPSAVIILDSESGVIQKFDIRKEDVYSDEPADKEMAKEKGEAFLKKLLGDDADQYTVRERIGIGGGDGASDRHAWINISFNRVLNGIELKDDQYYLQVNPNGDIIGMEKRTPASSDEDLPNPQKLISEEQAEEALANIIFPFISADDGRVVYFFPATPYVNAETGEKISTFQDTSYSDPYQANQSGKKLVAKSADEAAEALQSVLGFDVTGLTLVEKESKGNKIYSWYKNKEAVASVETKDNQVLDIAIEDENKNATKAKISPEEGQKLAVKTIQKYLGDDVEELINKSWKTNKDPDIVIHYEINQAHAGILVLDRSYLVTVNRATGKVTGISGLGETSEKLPDKDSIIDAETATKAFLKETPLKLVYVTANTTGNDGDAYIAYTVDNDVRINGITGEPVEK; from the coding sequence ATGAAAAAATCTACGAATAAAACAGTCTTGAGTCTTATGGCAGCACTTATGCTTTCATCAACTCCGGTATGGGCTAGTGCCAAAACCGTTACAGATGAAACAGGAAAAGTACAAACCTTACAGGAGTTAAATAAAGTAATAAAAAAATCAGTACAGCAATTGACTGAAATACTTCCTGAATTAGAAGAGTTCACTCGAATTGAGGTTTTACCGTATTCTGAAGGAAAAACAAAAGTTGTTCTTTCTAAAGTAAAAGCTAAGAAATTCCCATCGGCTGTTATCATACTTGATTCTGAGTCAGGAGTTATTCAAAAATTCGATATAAGAAAAGAAGACGTTTATTCTGATGAACCCGCTGACAAAGAAATGGCCAAGGAAAAAGGAGAAGCTTTTCTGAAAAAGCTACTTGGTGATGACGCTGATCAGTATACAGTCAGAGAAAGAATTGGAATTGGAGGAGGAGATGGCGCTAGTGATAGACACGCTTGGATTAATATCTCCTTTAATCGTGTACTCAACGGCATTGAACTTAAAGATGATCAATATTATCTTCAAGTAAATCCAAATGGAGATATTATTGGCATGGAAAAGAGAACCCCAGCTAGTTCTGATGAAGATCTTCCAAATCCCCAAAAACTAATCAGTGAGGAACAAGCGGAAGAAGCGTTAGCTAACATAATTTTCCCATTCATTTCAGCAGATGATGGAAGAGTCGTTTATTTCTTCCCTGCTACTCCTTATGTGAATGCTGAGACAGGAGAAAAGATTAGTACCTTTCAGGACACGTCCTACTCTGATCCATATCAGGCAAATCAAAGTGGTAAAAAATTGGTAGCTAAATCAGCTGATGAGGCCGCTGAAGCTCTACAATCCGTATTGGGTTTTGATGTAACAGGTTTGACCTTAGTTGAAAAAGAATCCAAAGGAAATAAAATATATTCATGGTATAAAAACAAAGAAGCAGTTGCTTCGGTTGAGACAAAAGATAATCAAGTACTTGATATAGCAATCGAGGATGAAAATAAGAATGCTACAAAAGCTAAAATTTCTCCGGAAGAAGGTCAAAAGCTAGCTGTCAAAACAATTCAAAAGTATTTGGGAGACGATGTAGAGGAATTAATTAACAAATCTTGGAAAACAAATAAAGATCCTGATATTGTAATTCATTACGAGATCAATCAAGCCCATGCAGGAATCTTGGTTCTTGACCGTTCATATTTAGTAACAGTGAACCGTGCTACTGGTAAAGTGACGGGAATTAGCGGACTAGGTGAAACTTCTGAAAAGCTACCAGACAAGGATTCAATTATTGACGCTGAAACAGCTACAAAAGCTTTTCTAAAAGAAACTCCACTTAAGCTTGTCTACGTAACTGCAAACACAACTGGAAACGATGGCGACGCATATATCGCCTATACAGTAGACAATGACGTGCGTATCAATGGAATTACAGGGGAACCAGTAGAAAAATAA